The Treponema sp. Marseille-Q3903 genomic interval ATTTAAATGAAAGCCTTTGAATCGGTGATGGACCAATTTTTCTACAAGCGGCTTTGTGGTCGGAAGTAGGGTATCCTTTGTGTTTTGCGTAACCGTATTCAGGATATTTTTTATCCATCTCTAACATTATGCGGTCACGGCAGACTTTTGCGAGTATACTTGCAGCCATCACAGGCTGATATTTTCCATCGGCTTTCGGTTCACATCTGCAAATTATCGGTACATCAGGGCACTTTGTCCCATCTGTAATTCCGTTTAATTCCAATTCTTCGCAATCTATATTATTTTTTTTGCACCATTGCGGAAACTTTTCCATCATGTTTTCAAACGCAATCTTCATTGCGAGCATGCTTGCCTGCAAAATATTGATTCTGTCAATTGTTGCGTGGTCTACAAGCCCTATTCCCCAGCACGCTTTTTCTTTGATAATCATTTCTGCTGTTTCGCGCTTTTTTTCGGAAAGTTTTTTTGAATCATTTAATATTTCAATCGGAAAGTCTCCCGGTAAAATCACAGCTCCAGCAATCACAGGACCTGCCAAAGGCCCTCGGCCGGCTTCATCAAAACCTACTGTAATGATTTTAGAATCCTGATTGCTCATTGTCCTTTTCCGTAAGCTTTGTATTTTTGTTTTTGTAGACAGGCGTTATCATCGTCACAGAATCTTTTATGTTTGACTTATATTTATTTTGAACAAAAGATGCTTTTACATCGAACAATTCTGCAATTCGCCCTGATTTTCCAGAAACAGTAAAAGTGTTGCCCGTCGAAGCGACTGTGCCGCCATTTGCAGAAATCACTACATTTGTGCTTGCATTTGTACTCAAAGAACTGTTTTTTATGTTCAACCGTGATTTTACAGAAGATATAAACGATGCGTACGAAATTGCATTTGCGGAGCCGATAGTACCCGAGATGTTTATTATCGAGTTATATGAATCGATGATTGTGCCGTTTTTCGTAAAATTCGCACTGATGATGCAATCTTTTATTGTAAGTACCGAATTTTCAAGTTTTATAAGAGGTTTTTCATTTTTCATTTCAGCGCTTGATTTTTTTTGAATTTGACAGTTATTCAATTCCAGCGTCGCTGTGCTTACTTCAAGAGAGCCACCTTGCTCAAAAACAAACCTTGCATCACCATCGTTTATAATCTCAAAATTTGCTGAGACTTTATAATTTTTGTTTACATGCATGTTGCCTTTTGTGTGAAGTTTTACAACTCTTTTAGACGAGAGTGCATTTTCAAATTTTTCAAAAGAGTTAAAAGGACGTTCCAAAGTTCCGTCTCCATCATCGTCGGCTTTCTCATCAAAATAATAGTTTGACTGATCGATTATCACGCTGTATTCAACGACCTCGCTCTGATTTTTACCGTTTTTTGAATATGCAGCGAGCTTGTAATAGACAGGATTTATAGAATTCTGCTTCCAGTTGATTGAAAAAGAATCTTTTTTTGCTTTTTTGAATTCGCCGATTTCGATATTTTTCAACAACTGTGTTTGAGAATTGTAAGTGGTCGTTATGTCTTCAATTTTGTAAGGTTCGCTAAGTGCAATGTAAAGTTCATTTCCCTGTTCCGCTTTGACTTTGACTGTGACGTCGTCTCGTGAATAAAAACTGTCAGCATTCGATTTTATATCAGGCGTCGAAGGCGGTCGTTTGTTGATGTCGTATTGTACGAGATAATTTCCTTGATAAACTGAATCGGAAAATATTCCTATACTGAACTTGCCTGAAACTCTGTCACCGTAAAAAACATCGACTCCTGCTTCTGTAAAAAATTCCGTATATTCTTCTTTTTCTTGATTCAATATGCTCATCGCATAAGACGAATCGCCTGCAATTGTATAAATAACGCTGTCATCTTCGTGTTTTGTCTCAATGATTTCGGGCTTTGGTGGAAGTACAAAAAAATCTATCGGATTTGAAGCGTCGTAATCTATGCTTTGCCATGAAATCATGTGGCTGACTGTTCTGTCAATTTTTCTCGGTTCAGAAGGAAGCCCCCAATATTCCGAATCAATTTTGAAAATATAGCTGTTGTCGATAAAATCAATTGTTTCCCAATCTGTTATTTTGAAAGGAACATCGCGGTGGCTGAATATGCCTGCATTTTGTGGAAGTGTGCGGATTATAAACCTGTACTTTAAATTTTTCTCTTTATCAAAAATGGTGCACGGAATGTAGCGCGAGAGAATGCATGAAGAACTTAATGAAAGTGTTCTTCCTTTTATAAAAGAATCCGGCGGGAGCCCAAAACTGTAAAAAAGATTCTCGGGAATTTTGAGTTTTGCTCCGGCACTGTAATTTAATATTCCGCTATCATAAAAAGTTTTTACAAGGTCACTGTAATTTGTTTTAGAAGCATCATCTTCGTAAACTGAATATGTGACAGATGCTGTTTCTTTTGTTTTGTTTGAGCGGATATGAGTTACGTTTAACTTTACAACGCCGTTTACGTCGAGCATAACAGGACCATCATATGCAAATCCGAACGCCTCAGGGTCTGAACCGTCCACAGAATAAAAAAAATCACCGTCGCCTTTATTTTCAATCACCAACATCTGTTTATTTGCCCAGATGCCTTCAACAGGGCTGATCATTTCAATCTGTGCAAAAATTGAATTTGCCGAAAGAAAAAAAACGACTAATAATACAAAAAGTGATTTTTTATTCATACTGATTTCCGTTTGTTATGCTGTGACCTCTGAAAAATTACAATTCAAAGAACGGTCCTAAAACTACTTTTAATTCAGGATCGTGTGAATAATAATTTTTTTCCAATTCTTCTTTTGTCAGCCCTACAAGCTCGTGGCTCATATAGTGAATCCAGTTGTTTTGTTCCGGACTTTCAATTATGAGTTTTCGGCAGAAATAGTCAGGATGGATAGGAAGCTGCTCAGTTAAATATCTGTAATATTTATAATCGTGAACAACAACTTTGATGTCTTCTCGTGGCATGCCGCGTGTGTTCATAAGAGTTTCAACAAGGCAGTTGATTGTGCGTCCTGAGTCAAAAATGTCGTCAATCAACAAAACTTTGTCTCCCGGTCTAAGGTTTTCAGGAGGATATGTCCATCCGTCTATGTAAACTTTTGTGTGCTGTGCAACATCTGAATATGAACGGGCAACAACTCCCGCGTAAAGAACAGGATGAAAGTGTTCTTTTTTTGCAACAATTTTAAAGTATTCGCTGATTACATTTGCCATATACGCACCGCCGCGTAAAGAACAATATATTACATCCGGAATAAATCCATCTTTATATATTTTATGTGCAAGTTTTAATGCATTATTGCGCACTACGTCGTAGGGAAGAAATTCTTTGTTCATGTTTTACCTCAAATTAATGTGGTTTTTATTATACCTCAAAAAATGAGAAATTGTCACGTCATTGTGCTCAGCCGAAATGCTCAAGCAGACGAATTTTTATGCGCTATATTCTCATCTGTTAAACTGTTTTGTGACAGACAAAATTGCGTCATACAATTCGTCTATTGCCTGCGGAGTTGTGTGCTGCCCAAAACTGAAACGCACCGCTGTCTCACGAATTTCAGATGGGACATGCATTGCTTCTAGGACAGGTCTCGAGTTTTTTTTAGAAGAGCAGGCACTTCCTGTCGAAATGTAAAAACCGATTGCGTCAAGCGAACGAAGCATAACGTTGCCCGGAATATGTGCAAACGCTGCCTGAACTATAAACGGAGAAAATAAATCTTTTTTTTCAATGCGAGATGGCGGCACTATTGTGCATCCGGGGAGCTTTGAAAGTTGTTCAATAAATTCATCTGTTTTTGCTTTTTGTGCCGAATTGTCTTTGTTGAAATACCGCAAAAGACATTTTGAAAATGCAACAGCTCCGAGAACATTTTCAGTGCCGCTTCTGATACCTTTTTCTTGTCCGCCGCCGCGCAAAAAAGGTTCAATTGAGTCTTTCATATAGAGAATGCCTATTCCGCGAGGACCACAGATTTTGTGTGAACTAAGCGCTGCGCTGTCAATTCCTTTGTAATTTAAGTCTATGCTGATTTTTCCGACAGCTTGAACACAGTCAACGTGAAATTTCGGACGGCGTTTACCTTCGCATGCTTTAGTTATGGCATCTGCAATTTCATATATCGGCTGAATAGAACCTGTTTCATTGTTTACTGCCATGACAGCAACAATCATTGTGTCGTTTGTGAGAAGTGATGTAACTGCTTCGGGCTCAATAATTCCGTCAGTATTTGAAGGAATTTCAACGACATTCCAGCCGCAGTGTTTCATCGCCTCTGCTTGAGCTTTTACCGCCGGGTGTTCGATTGAACTTATTAAAACAGTGCCTTTTAGCGGTTTTGACATGACAGCGAGAAGTGGAATCTGGTTGCTTTCTGTTCCGCCCGAAGTAAAGTAGATTGTATCTGGTTTTACTCCGAGCGCTTTTGCTGCTGTCGAACGCGCTTCTTCTAGAATTGTTTTTGCTTTTTTCCCGACTGTATTTGAGCCTGAAGGATTTCCCCAGTTTTCGAGAGAGATTTTAACTGCTTCGTTTAATATGTCTTCATCGGCAGGGCTTGTTGCTGCCCAGTCAAAATAGTGCTTTTTATAATCCATGAATGTCTCTGTAACAGTAAAGTAAATCTATTTTAAAACAGAAAGAATATCTTGATCATCTGTCTCTTCAATCACAGTGTCACAAACTCCTTTTTGTATTATAAGTCTGACCTTGTTCGTGATGTTTTTCTTGTCGTTGTGCATGACGAAAATAAGGCGCTCTCCGGCTCTTTCTCCTATTACAATTTTTGGGATTGCGCCGGTTGCCCAGCCGTATTTTTTAAGGATTTCAAAAACTTCGTCGCGAAACGCCTCTGCACAGTAATTTTTTTTATATGCCAGTTCTACAGAGCGCCCGATTCCCCAAGCAACAGCGTAGCCGTGAGTTATGCTGCCAAGTCCTGCAACTGTTTCGAGCGCATGACCGAAAGTATGACCGAGGTTCAGTGTTGCACGAATTCCTTTTTCAGTAAAATCCTGCTCTACGATTTTACATTTTTCGGCGACGCATCTTTTTATCATAAACTCAAGAATATATTTGTCTCGCCTGTTGATTTTATCTGCATTGTCTTTAAATAAATTGTAAAGCTCTTTGTCAAAAAGGAGCGCTGTTTTAAATGCTTCTGCAAGCCCTGAGTTGTACTGGTTTTCAGGAAGATAATCGACAAATTCTGGGAAAATGAAAATTTTTGATGCAGGAAAAAACGTCCCGATTATGTTTTTGTAATTGTCAAAGTCGCAGCCGGTTTTACCGCCGATAGACGCATCTACCATCGCAAGCAGTGTCGTTGGAATAAGCTGAACAGATGCACCTCGTTTAAAAATTGATGCAGCAAATGATGTTATGTCGCATACAACACCACCACCGATTCCGACAAAAACATCATTGCGCGTGAAACCTGCGTTTACGGCAGCAGTCACAATTTTTAATACGCTTTCAATTGTCTTGTAATGCTCTCCTGATTCGAGAATTATAAGCCGGTCGTCACCATAAGCGCCGTCGTTGAATTTAGAAATAAAATTGCTCATGCAGTCGAGTTTTGAAACCGTAACATCTGTGACAAAAAATCTGCGCGGAGTGTTGCCGATGTAAGCTTTATCATCCGGCTTATCTGAATTGTTATCATGTTCAAAAATTGAATTTAAGTTTGGAACACCCGAAATAAATGAAATTTCTGATTTTTTTGTGCCCGGACTAATCGAAGGATAAGAAATAAACAACTTTTCTTCTGCCATAATGATGACATCTTAGTATTTTTTATCCATTTCGTTAAGTTGTTTTATATTTTTTTCGAGGCGAGAAATTTCGCGGTTTAACATTTTTTCGTAATCCAATTCACCTGTGACAATCCTTTCACGTTCGTCTTCCCAGTTTTGTTTATCCGTTATATATAAAAAATTAAAAGAGGAAGCATTAGCTTTTTCACACCAGACTTTTGCTTCTTTCCAATAATAAAGACCGGCTTTGTAATAAGTTAAAGCCGTTTCCATATTGCGAAGATATTCATCTTTCCAAGGAGCATCGTAAAAATAGATACATTTTTTATCGAACGTGCGGCCGGCTCTTAAATGCTGTTCAATCAACTTGAGATTTATGTGCATTTGAAAAAGATATCTGTATTTTTCCCATTCTTTTTCCGTCGTTATTTTGATATCGACAAACAGAGGATTGCAAAAATCGGCTTGAACTGCTTTTTCAAGCCAATAAATATTTTCTATACAGTCATCAGGATACTGTTGGTAATGAACGTGATAGAGTTTGTACCAGTCTTCTTTGTATTTGACCACGTAGGCGTAAACCGGAGACGAAACGGAGAAAACTATAAATGCGACGAAAAGTAATGAGATGATACGCTTTTTCACATTTTGATTATCGGAAATATTTTTTTATCGTATTAGAGATATTTTCAATGCTGTCAGTCGCATCTATACGCACAATTTTAATTCCTGTCTCCTGAGATTTTTTTTCATATTCTTTTATCACTATTTCGTATTGTGCCGCAATTTTTTTCTGTAGCTCGAGCTTTTCGTAAATCTCTTTTTTTTCATTTCGAGCATTTACCCTTGCAAGCGAAATTTCAGGGTCTATTTCAAAATAAAATAAAATTTCAGGAAGTGGGAAAGGAGAGTTTAAAAGACGCGGCAATTCTTCTCCGCAGGAGATAGACTGATATGCAAGGCTTGAAAAAAAATATCTGTCGCTTATGACGATTTTTCCAGAATCTATAAGCTCTTTTACTCCTCCTCTTCCAAATATGTGTTCACATCTATCCGCCGCAAAAAGGTATGCGCTTGTCTTTTCATCAACTTTAAAATCTCCCGAAAGCATTTGACGTAAAAACTTGCCAGTCGCACCTGCAGTCGGTTCCGAAGTAGCGACAAAATTAATAGGATCTATGGCTGTCAATTTCTTTATCTGGGTTGAAGTTCCAGCGCCGTCTATTCCTTCAAAGACAATAAAATTTTTAAGTATCATGGAGCTGATTATAAACTGTTAAACTAAAATGTACTATATGAGGCTTAATTTTTTTGATATAATATACAGACTAAAATGGGCTCTTTATACAAAAAAGGACATGTCCTAAGCTACATTGTAATTTTTCTTACGTTCGTTTCTCTGCTGATTTCGGTGCCGATAAAAAAAGCATTCGTTTCAGCTATCGATAAAAAAATCAACAAATTTAGAGAGTCATTTTATGAAAAAACCGGAATTCTTTTTTCTTACGAATCTGTTTCCCCATCAATTCTTTCAAACTTTTATATCAAAAAAATAAAGATAGTTGACAGTTCAAAAAGTGAATTACTTTCTGTAGACAAAACTCGTGTAAATTTCAAATTGTTCAAACTCATAAAAGGAGATTTTCAAGACGGGATTTCTAGTGTCGTCGTTGATGGTATAGATGCCGACTTAAGCAAAGTCATAAACTTTATTAAAAAAATTGAAAAAAACAGTTCATCAGGTTCTTTTGAAATGAAAAAAATCAGACAAAAAGTGCCGGAAAACATTAAACTCAAGAATATAAAACTTTCATATTCCGAACAGCTTTACGACTGTGTTCTATCTGTAAAAAATATATCTGTAAATAACAAAATTGCTTCTCGAATCACAAAAGTTGATGTTGAATCATCAGTGCAGCTCACCTTAAAAAATTATAAAAAAACAATTTTGGGAAAGCTCGATTTAAACGGAGATATAATGGAGGAGTTGGATAATTCTCAAGTCAATGTAAAACTCCGAAATTTTAGCGACGGCGAATATAAAATTCCAAAGCTCAATCTCCATGCGTCTTATTCCGACCGTTCAGTAGAGATACATTCAATTCAGGCTGTAAATCCTATTTCTGTAGGTATTTCGTATAATTTTGACACTACAGATGCAAATGTTCAGCTCAGGACTGAAAAGCTGAATCCGGTCTCTATGATTTCTGTCTTTTCAAAACAAAAAGAAATCGCAAAGTTCAAAGATGTCCGTCTAGATACGAACACGATTTTAACGAGTAACTTGACAGACAAGACTGTGAATTTTCGTTCTAATACAGGCATTTTTCTTCCTCCTGCTGTTTTTCCTGATGGAGCAAACGTTTCGTTCTCTGCTTATGGAGATGAAAAATCATTTGAACTCGAAAAACTTTCTGTGAAGGGCAAGCGGTGCAACGCTTCTGCAAAGCTTTCATTGATATATAAAGCTCTTCAGCTTTCTGGTTTGATTGAAATTTCTGATTTTGTCCTAGATAACGGAAAATCCATTTCTACAGAGATATATTTTGACCCTAAAGACTCCGGGTTTATAGCATTTTCGCCACAGCTTTTTATCGGTTCGAGAGCGCTTACTGCAATTCAATTGTCTGTAGTTCCGCAATCAGATTCGTACGATTTTGCCCTTGAAGCGTATGATTATTCAAAGTCAAAAGAGAGCGGCGGCTCTGAACCGGGAGTTGTGAAGATTGACGGCAGTTACTTGCTTAGCTCAAATTATTTTCAGACAAGCGCTTCTCTGAACAGTATTTATTTAGACAGCGTCGCAGACATCGCCGCACAGTTTTTTAATGAAAACTTGAGTTCGAAAATTGAAAGTTTCCGTTCAACGCTCTCTCCATATATGCTGTCAGGCGACATGTATCTCATGACAAATTTGAAGACGTATTCTTACAACGTCCCGTACGTGCTTCTCGCAAACACTCAAAAAGACAATCAAGTATTTATGTTTTCTATAAATGGAAGTGACCAGAGCGTTCAGCTAAATCAGCTTTCCGTAGTCTATGGGAAATACGCATTAAACGCATCTGCTTCCCTTGATTTTAATCCGGAAACTCATGACGCATTCTTTTTGGCAGATTTAAATGCAGGTTCAATTCCATATCATTTTTCAGGGACTTTTATGCCTGAAGTTGTCACGATAACAGGCGACTATGGCACAGATGTGGAAGTTCGTCTGGCACAAAAAAAAGATAAGGATGTGATAAACGGTCACGTCTCATTCGAAAATCTGCCTTTAAAAATCCTGGAAAATTCTTTGGTGCTTTCAACGCGCTCAAACTTCAGCTATGACAATGAAAACGGTCCTCAGATTCAGCTTCAGCAGTTTCAAGTTGAAGGGACTGGAAGCAATGTTTCTGTAAATCCTAAAGCAGTTTTGACCGGTAACATAACAAAGTACGGCGCTCAGTTAAATTCAATTTCGTATACTGATTTGTATTCCACACTCGAAGGCAATGCAGATTTTATAATCAATTTCAATCAGGATGTTTTTGATTCTGTCGGCGTTGTGCTAAAACTCAATAATCCAATAAAAGAAGAAAGCATAGCTGTTGACGGAAGTTTGTCTAATCCAGATGGGGTAGGCTTAAATGCCGAAACTCTGATGAAAAATATCTATATGAACTTTCAGGTTCTGTTGAAGAATTTCAGTTTGAACAGATTTGCAAATCAACAGAACGACAATAATTTGCTGACTGCCTCTTTGTATGCGTCGGGAACAGTTGAACATCCGTATGCTGCCCTCTCTGTCGATAACGCATCTGTGATCATCGCATCAGATAAATTGACAGGAAACGGAAATATTGTCCTTGAAGATCGAGATATTTCAATCGATGATGTTGATATTGATTTTGGCAACCTCAAGCTTGACAATATTAAAGCAAATTGTTCTATATCGGAAATGACGCTAGAGGCCTCTTGTGATGCAAGTTACAATGTCTATCAAGATAAGATAATTTCGGCTCCTGTAAAACTTTCAGCAAACAACGCTGTAAAATCTGAAGGGAAGCTTTTGCCTGATTCAATTTCTATAAATCTTTCGGCAAAAGAAGTCGGCGGAAACTTCATCCGTAAAAAATTCCCGATTTCCGTTTCGGCAATCTATAATGACAAGATATTCGACATCAATTCGTCGGAGAACATAGGGCTTTCGGGGCAGTATACGGCAGATGGTATTTTGCAATTAAACCTCGACAATCGCGATTTTATGACTGCAAAGCTTGACGGTTTTGTCACATCCGAGACATGCAATCTTGAACTCTACGATGTAAACTGCGATGTTCAAAAAGTATTTGCTTATACAGATTTTGCAAAATATTTTGAAATAGACAGAGGTATTCTTACAGGAAATATCGTCGTGACCGGCACAATCGATAACCCAGAATTAAATGGAGCTGCAAAGATTTCAAACCCGCTGTTGAGGCTTCCGATGTTTACAAAACAAAAACTAACAGCTAACGATATCTTTGCCACAATGGAAAATGGAGAACTTTCAATTCCAGATGCGACACTTTCAATAAAATCTAACCAGCGGCTTCACACCGATTGGACAATTGTGATGAATAAATGGTCGCTCGACCACATCGAAGGAAATATCAAAACTCCCGAAAAAGACAAATTTCCGATTTTCTATGACAATGACGGCTTGACTTTTGAAGGAGATGTCTCCGCAGATTTAAACATTTACTATGAAGACCCTGTTTTTAAAATTGCAGGTAGAGTTGTGGGCGAAGATGTTGAGCTTACAAAACAACTTATCAATTTCAACAATACACTTGCTTCCAGCTCAAAAACTGATGTGTCAGAATTGAATTACGAGAGTTCTTCCGCTCCTTCTGTTTTAATTTCATGCAATTTGCAAGTTTTTCTTGGAACTCATGCTTCTGTTCGTTTTGATCCGCTTTTACGCTGTGTCTTTGTGCCAAATACGCAGCTCAGGGTTGTCATAGATGAAGAAAATTCAACGTATGCGATCGATGGAGCTTTGAATCTAAAATCAGGTGATATTTCATATTTGAATAGAAGTTTCTACATAAAGTCAGGTGCAATCAAGTTCAACAAAGATGATGTTACAAATCCTCTTGTAACTCTAAATGCCGAAACTCGTGAGCGTGACGATAAGAGCCAGAACGTAAAAATTATCTTGAGCGTTGAAAATCAATATTTGCTTGACCTTAAGCCGTCTTTTTCATCTGAGCCACCAAAATCTGAGAGAGAAATTCAAAGCATGCTCGGTCAAATTGTGATCGCAGACTCAGCAAATGCGACAAATTTTCTTTTTGCTGCTTCCGATTATGCTATTCAATCTACAGTTATGCGTGAATTTGAAAACGGATTGCGAAACATGCTTAATTTTGATATATTCTCAATACGAACTAACATTCTTCAAAATACTTACAACATGAGTGTTTCCGGAAAATTTTCTGAAGATGACTTCAAAATAAGTAACTTTTTGGATAACACGACTGTTTATATGGGTAAATACCTGGGAAGTTCTTTGTATGTCGATGCGATGATCCATTTTTCATTCGAAGACAGCAACTTTTCTAAGATATTGTTCCAGCCTGAATTTGGTATGGAATTGGAGTCGCCTAATTTGTTTATGCCGAATGTCCGCGTAAATGTGGCTCCTGATTTGAATGCTTTGTTAAAAAATCAATTCGTTCCTTCCACGACAGTTTCTCTTTCATGGAAATACACTTATTGATAGGAGTTAAAAAAAATGCATCGAAGATTTTCTGTAATATTTGTCATTCTTGTTTCATTGTTTTCAGTCTCTGCCGAAGAAGACGTCTGGTATTGGAACAGACCGATATCAAAGATTGAATTCAACGGGCTTAAAAATGTAAAAAAATCAGACTTAACAGGTATAACAAGTTCTTTTATTGACGAACCTTTTACAGAAGATTTATATAACGACATCCTTGATAAGTTATATAGCCTTGACTATTTTGAAGATATAGTCCCTTATGCAAAGCACAACAATATCGCTAAAAACGATGTTCTCCTTGTTTTTGAAGTTACAGAGAGACCTGTGATAAAATCAATCGAATTCCGCGGAAACAAAAAAATCAGAAACGGAGAACTTAGAGAGCAGATTAAAGCTAAGACAAACGATATATTCATTGAATCTAAAATCCTTCTTGATGAACGCATAATCCGCAACTACTACCTTTCAAAAGGTTATACAAATTCTACAGTAAGTCACGAGGTTGAATCTAACGACGAAGGAATTACAGTGATTTTCAATATCAACGAAGGTAACAGCACTGTAATTAAAAGTATTGATTTTACAGGAAATTCGATTGTCTCTGCTAAAGCATTAAAAGGCAAACTTGAACTGAAAGAAATCGGATTGTTCCGCGATGGAGCATATCAGCCTTCAACTCTTGAAAAAGATAAATTGGTAATTCTCAATTATTATCGTGAACGCGGTTACGCAGATGCCGGCATCCTCGATGTAAAAATCGAATCTCAGGAAAATCCTGAAAAACAGAGAGATGAGCTTTCAATTACTTTTGTAATTCAAGAAGGCCCTCAATACAAGTATGCTGGGATAAAAATTACAGGAAATAAAGTTTTTACAGATGAAGAACTTCTCAATGGTCAGAAACTAAAAGAAGGCGCTATCTTTAATGAGACAAAGTTTCGTGAAGACATTTCTGCAATCACGAGTGTTTATTCTCAAAATGGTTATATGATGAATGAGTACAAGCCTGTCCCTGTAAAAGATACGGACCGTCATGAAATTTCTTATACGCTCTCAATAACGGAACGCTCTAGAAGCCATATTGAAAATATCATCATCAAAGACAACAACAAGACAAAAGAATACGTAATAAGGCGTGAAATTCCTATTACGCCGGGAGATGTTTTTTCTCAAAGCAAAATTATAAACGGACTTAGAAACTTGATGAACCTCCGTTATTTTTCAAATATAGTACCTGATGTTATTCAAGGTTCTGAAGAAAACCTTGTAAACCTTATATTTTCGGTAGAAGAACAGAACACAAACATGCTTGTATTCGGGTTTGCTTTTTCAGGAACTACCGACCCCGGCACAATTCCTATTTCACTTCAATTGAAATATGAAAACTCAAATCTTCTTGGAGAAGGAAGATCTTTTTCTGTATCTACAAATATTTCAAATACGACGCAGACTGCAGAGCTGAATTACGGACAAAACTGGATTGGCGATATGCCGATTGCATTAAGCTCTTCACTTTCTCTGTCGCATTCAACAACTACAGGGCTTACAAATTATTGGACTCCATCTTTGTCTCTAGTCCAAAATAAATACTATATGACTTACCAAAACTGGAATTTGCAGCTAGGCACTGGAGTTTCAAGGCGATGGACACCAGATTACGCAATTCTTACAGTTGCTTCAGGCATTTCAAACTCTTTGACAAACAACATCTATGATCAAGCGCTTAATGTCCCTGTCGATTCGGGTATTTCTATGTATGCTAACAGATGGGGAGTTTCAAACTCTATCTATGCAAGTTTTTCAGTTGATAACCGCGATTATAACTATTATCCATCTAGAGGATGGTTTGGAAGCGAACGTTTGACATGGTACGGGCTTCTTCCTGCCGTTGAAAAAGAATTCTTTCTTAAAAGCGACACAAAGCTTGAAGGCTATCTAACTCTTTTGAACATTCCGTTTACGGAAAAGTGGGGACTTAAACTCATACTTGCAGATATAGCCCAGTTTACAGGATTATTCCCCACAGCGTCAGGTATCAGCAGTTCGAATAAACTCTATGTAGACGGCATGTTCAACGGT includes:
- the bamA gene encoding outer membrane protein assembly factor BamA; the encoded protein is MHRRFSVIFVILVSLFSVSAEEDVWYWNRPISKIEFNGLKNVKKSDLTGITSSFIDEPFTEDLYNDILDKLYSLDYFEDIVPYAKHNNIAKNDVLLVFEVTERPVIKSIEFRGNKKIRNGELREQIKAKTNDIFIESKILLDERIIRNYYLSKGYTNSTVSHEVESNDEGITVIFNINEGNSTVIKSIDFTGNSIVSAKALKGKLELKEIGLFRDGAYQPSTLEKDKLVILNYYRERGYADAGILDVKIESQENPEKQRDELSITFVIQEGPQYKYAGIKITGNKVFTDEELLNGQKLKEGAIFNETKFREDISAITSVYSQNGYMMNEYKPVPVKDTDRHEISYTLSITERSRSHIENIIIKDNNKTKEYVIRREIPITPGDVFSQSKIINGLRNLMNLRYFSNIVPDVIQGSEENLVNLIFSVEEQNTNMLVFGFAFSGTTDPGTIPISLQLKYENSNLLGEGRSFSVSTNISNTTQTAELNYGQNWIGDMPIALSSSLSLSHSTTTGLTNYWTPSLSLVQNKYYMTYQNWNLQLGTGVSRRWTPDYAILTVASGISNSLTNNIYDQALNVPVDSGISMYANRWGVSNSIYASFSVDNRDYNYYPSRGWFGSERLTWYGLLPAVEKEFFLKSDTKLEGYLTLLNIPFTEKWGLKLILADIAQFTGLFPTASGISSSNKLYVDGMFNGRGWTDIAKSTRGQALLSNKLELRMPVVPGIIGVDGFFDMIAVKPTVSEMSKLGLPDFYFSFGPGIRFLLPQLPLNLLFSWKFRYDNGAFKFEDDPFQFVLSFNIVNY
- a CDS encoding translocation/assembly module TamB domain-containing protein, whose amino-acid sequence is MGSLYKKGHVLSYIVIFLTFVSLLISVPIKKAFVSAIDKKINKFRESFYEKTGILFSYESVSPSILSNFYIKKIKIVDSSKSELLSVDKTRVNFKLFKLIKGDFQDGISSVVVDGIDADLSKVINFIKKIEKNSSSGSFEMKKIRQKVPENIKLKNIKLSYSEQLYDCVLSVKNISVNNKIASRITKVDVESSVQLTLKNYKKTILGKLDLNGDIMEELDNSQVNVKLRNFSDGEYKIPKLNLHASYSDRSVEIHSIQAVNPISVGISYNFDTTDANVQLRTEKLNPVSMISVFSKQKEIAKFKDVRLDTNTILTSNLTDKTVNFRSNTGIFLPPAVFPDGANVSFSAYGDEKSFELEKLSVKGKRCNASAKLSLIYKALQLSGLIEISDFVLDNGKSISTEIYFDPKDSGFIAFSPQLFIGSRALTAIQLSVVPQSDSYDFALEAYDYSKSKESGGSEPGVVKIDGSYLLSSNYFQTSASLNSIYLDSVADIAAQFFNENLSSKIESFRSTLSPYMLSGDMYLMTNLKTYSYNVPYVLLANTQKDNQVFMFSINGSDQSVQLNQLSVVYGKYALNASASLDFNPETHDAFFLADLNAGSIPYHFSGTFMPEVVTITGDYGTDVEVRLAQKKDKDVINGHVSFENLPLKILENSLVLSTRSNFSYDNENGPQIQLQQFQVEGTGSNVSVNPKAVLTGNITKYGAQLNSISYTDLYSTLEGNADFIINFNQDVFDSVGVVLKLNNPIKEESIAVDGSLSNPDGVGLNAETLMKNIYMNFQVLLKNFSLNRFANQQNDNNLLTASLYASGTVEHPYAALSVDNASVIIASDKLTGNGNIVLEDRDISIDDVDIDFGNLKLDNIKANCSISEMTLEASCDASYNVYQDKIISAPVKLSANNAVKSEGKLLPDSISINLSAKEVGGNFIRKKFPISVSAIYNDKIFDINSSENIGLSGQYTADGILQLNLDNRDFMTAKLDGFVTSETCNLELYDVNCDVQKVFAYTDFAKYFEIDRGILTGNIVVTGTIDNPELNGAAKISNPLLRLPMFTKQKLTANDIFATMENGELSIPDATLSIKSNQRLHTDWTIVMNKWSLDHIEGNIKTPEKDKFPIFYDNDGLTFEGDVSADLNIYYEDPVFKIAGRVVGEDVELTKQLINFNNTLASSSKTDVSELNYESSSAPSVLISCNLQVFLGTHASVRFDPLLRCVFVPNTQLRVVIDEENSTYAIDGALNLKSGDISYLNRSFYIKSGAIKFNKDDVTNPLVTLNAETRERDDKSQNVKIILSVENQYLLDLKPSFSSEPPKSEREIQSMLGQIVIADSANATNFLFAASDYAIQSTVMREFENGLRNMLNFDIFSIRTNILQNTYNMSVSGKFSEDDFKISNFLDNTTVYMGKYLGSSLYVDAMIHFSFEDSNFSKILFQPEFGMELESPNLFMPNVRVNVAPDLNALLKNQFVPSTTVSLSWKYTY